One part of the Nostoc sp. PCC 7120 = FACHB-418 genome encodes these proteins:
- a CDS encoding CHAT domain-containing protein, whose amino-acid sequence MLTRLFQWLKTFDKHPVDDPQTDYFQGVKEQVAEEPPELTNGDLELLFNQLLQGVNQGRGQQWAIRYLQRMEDRISVERWIDWLLVFGEKLLMSPAPNHHLGKQMVTLGELGIGKVGELSYDIGIRLLDREFIEINDVNEETKAPSTTVPETSDNLPDSPGQELIRHLGDLLWESREAETATTQAKLEIVDEDTITSLQELSWEYHAVPTASVDEDTIENLQELNWEYHIAPTELVDDNIIENPPELSWQEQTAPTDVVDATTNLQELSWEYQQAEFTAPPLLMPAQEDVISNLSELVLDYREQNSAAIVSTQSNWDESLVNLDPNVAYTLDELMVRLDQSANLVQQLAANLTVQTNQQPPAIINEHSNAFVKAQELFYQGLQQAKQGDLLGAIANYEQAIQLNPSSYEYWFNRGLTLFHLERFVEAIASYDQAIEIKPDYYKAWYNRGGTLGQLGLYEEAVASLKQAISIQPDMPGAWSSKGWAELKLGQIGEAIASYDEALLLSPEDQENWYYRGIALGVDEQYEAAIDSYDKALEIQPDFHEVWIDRGVVLFNLGQWSEAIASWDQALSIQADFYLAWYNRGVALENLGRRAEAIASYKQAIEIKPDFHLAWYNQAVALFYLERFLEAIVCYDNALQIKLDYWEAWIGRGTAIGNLNETDTPLNLLTTIAADNSTLKQAGYEGKLASYQEGLKHIRPDTHPEGWGRLHLAIANSYYEQGKKYSTSRNYWRKAVTEYNQALLTLTSAGFPQLHLEVLQSLVKALLGLGQTTQAQEFQQRGSRLLQQFLSEPTRTAEIKKQLALKFAGFGQLAVDVAVEYGDLVEAWEIAEQGKNACLTWLLCGWNADIQALNYRAVQQLLNPHTAIIYWHISPVALHTFIIKDQAPSPILVFTPVQDLGAINATPLQDLPLPEATRRLIAFENWLEDWQQNYQDYHQQAQDQQSKSNHPWRLEMEHKLLQLKEILEIDTIQQELEDITQLILVPHRDLFRVPLHCLFQISNSPETIPIADIAYLPNIQIALSGKQANIGQFVNQTLLSVEYPDNTAYPTLRFANLEAEVVSQMFNNRQRLQGGEATKNNFEDAFFSNYSVLHFAGQAINRLTDPQRSELALAGEDKFTLAEICETNLSTYNLVTLSTCETVTNTNQVTTSEYVDLVSAFFYKGVSQVVSTLWTVESSASALVIIEFYRRLQLVESASTALAEATGWLRELTASELTQWYEDLLNNLDPQELKLRAYLATHLYRISKMPADKNLYSHPYYWAAFTITGNPNK is encoded by the coding sequence ATGCTCACTCGGCTATTTCAGTGGCTTAAAACTTTTGACAAACACCCTGTTGATGATCCACAAACTGATTATTTCCAGGGTGTCAAGGAACAGGTGGCAGAAGAACCACCTGAGCTAACTAATGGGGATCTAGAACTGTTGTTTAATCAGTTGCTGCAAGGTGTGAATCAAGGGCGGGGGCAGCAGTGGGCGATTAGGTATTTGCAACGGATGGAAGACCGCATTAGTGTTGAGCGCTGGATAGATTGGTTGTTGGTATTTGGGGAAAAATTACTGATGTCACCTGCACCAAATCATCATTTAGGTAAACAAATGGTGACTTTGGGTGAACTGGGGATTGGCAAGGTGGGAGAGCTTTCTTATGATATTGGCATCCGTTTACTAGACAGGGAATTCATAGAAATAAATGACGTGAATGAGGAGACAAAAGCACCATCAACTACAGTTCCCGAAACTAGCGATAATCTTCCAGATTCGCCAGGACAGGAATTAATCCGCCATCTCGGAGATTTATTATGGGAGTCAAGGGAAGCAGAAACGGCTACTACCCAAGCAAAATTAGAGATTGTTGATGAAGATACAATCACAAGCTTGCAAGAACTGAGTTGGGAATATCACGCAGTCCCCACTGCCTCAGTCGATGAAGATACAATCGAAAATTTGCAGGAATTGAATTGGGAATATCACATAGCTCCCACTGAATTAGTGGATGACAACATCATCGAAAATCCACCAGAACTTAGCTGGCAAGAGCAAACAGCCCCAACTGATGTAGTTGATGCCACTACAAACTTACAAGAACTAAGTTGGGAATATCAACAAGCAGAATTTACAGCACCACCTTTACTGATGCCGGCCCAAGAAGATGTCATCAGTAACTTAAGCGAACTGGTATTAGATTATCGAGAACAAAACTCAGCAGCCATAGTCTCAACCCAAAGTAATTGGGATGAGTCTTTAGTCAATTTAGACCCCAATGTTGCTTACACTTTGGATGAGTTAATGGTGCGGTTGGATCAAAGTGCCAATTTAGTCCAACAATTGGCGGCAAATTTGACCGTGCAGACTAACCAGCAGCCACCAGCTATTATCAATGAACACTCAAATGCTTTTGTCAAGGCACAAGAATTATTTTACCAAGGGTTGCAGCAAGCTAAACAAGGTGATTTGTTAGGGGCGATCGCTAATTATGAGCAAGCCATTCAATTAAACCCCAGTTCCTATGAATACTGGTTTAATCGCGGTTTAACTTTATTCCATTTAGAAAGGTTTGTGGAAGCGATCGCCTCCTATGACCAAGCGATTGAAATTAAACCCGATTACTACAAGGCTTGGTATAACCGGGGTGGGACTTTGGGGCAGTTAGGACTGTATGAGGAAGCGGTGGCCTCACTCAAACAAGCGATTAGTATTCAGCCTGATATGCCAGGGGCTTGGTCTAGTAAAGGTTGGGCAGAATTGAAGTTGGGGCAAATTGGGGAAGCTATTGCGAGTTACGATGAAGCCCTACTTTTATCACCGGAAGACCAAGAAAATTGGTATTACCGAGGTATTGCCTTAGGTGTAGATGAACAATACGAAGCGGCCATAGATTCCTACGATAAAGCTTTAGAGATTCAACCAGATTTCCATGAGGTGTGGATTGACCGGGGTGTAGTTCTATTTAATTTAGGACAATGGTCGGAAGCGATCGCCTCATGGGATCAAGCTTTATCAATTCAGGCAGATTTTTACTTAGCTTGGTATAACCGGGGTGTAGCTTTAGAAAATTTAGGTCGTCGTGCAGAAGCGATCGCCTCTTATAAGCAAGCGATAGAAATTAAGCCAGATTTTCACCTCGCCTGGTACAACCAAGCTGTGGCGCTATTTTATTTAGAACGATTTTTAGAAGCGATCGTTTGTTATGACAATGCTTTGCAAATCAAGCTGGACTATTGGGAAGCTTGGATTGGTCGTGGGACGGCTATTGGTAATTTAAATGAGACAGACACACCACTAAATTTATTGACTACCATAGCTGCCGATAATTCCACCTTAAAGCAGGCTGGCTATGAAGGTAAATTAGCTAGTTATCAGGAAGGTTTAAAACATATTCGCCCAGACACCCACCCAGAAGGTTGGGGAAGATTACATCTGGCGATCGCTAATAGCTATTATGAACAAGGTAAAAAATATTCTACATCCCGTAACTATTGGCGCAAAGCTGTAACCGAGTACAATCAAGCCCTATTAACCCTCACAAGTGCAGGTTTTCCTCAGTTACATTTAGAAGTTCTCCAATCTCTTGTGAAAGCATTGCTAGGACTGGGACAAACAACACAAGCACAAGAATTTCAGCAACGCGGCTCAAGGTTATTACAACAATTCCTGAGTGAACCAACTCGCACCGCAGAAATTAAAAAACAACTGGCACTTAAATTTGCGGGGTTCGGACAATTAGCCGTTGACGTAGCTGTAGAATATGGTGATTTGGTAGAAGCTTGGGAAATAGCAGAACAGGGCAAAAATGCTTGTTTAACCTGGCTGTTATGTGGTTGGAACGCAGATATTCAAGCACTAAATTATCGTGCAGTTCAACAATTACTGAATCCCCACACCGCAATTATTTACTGGCATATTAGCCCAGTCGCCTTACACACCTTTATTATCAAAGACCAAGCCCCCTCACCAATTCTTGTTTTTACACCAGTCCAAGATTTAGGGGCAATTAACGCCACACCTCTGCAAGATTTACCTCTACCCGAAGCTACCAGACGACTAATTGCTTTTGAAAATTGGTTAGAAGATTGGCAGCAAAACTATCAAGATTATCATCAACAAGCCCAAGACCAACAAAGCAAAAGTAATCATCCTTGGCGGTTGGAGATGGAACACAAGCTATTGCAGCTAAAAGAGATTCTGGAAATTGACACCATTCAACAAGAACTGGAAGATATTACTCAACTAATTTTGGTTCCCCATCGTGATTTATTTAGAGTGCCTCTTCATTGCTTGTTTCAAATCTCTAACTCCCCAGAAACAATACCAATTGCAGATATCGCCTATCTTCCAAATATTCAAATAGCTTTATCAGGAAAACAAGCCAATATTGGCCAATTTGTCAATCAAACATTATTGAGTGTTGAATATCCTGATAATACAGCTTACCCGACCTTGAGATTTGCTAACCTGGAAGCCGAAGTTGTGAGCCAGATGTTTAACAATCGTCAACGGCTCCAAGGTGGAGAAGCTACTAAAAATAATTTTGAAGATGCCTTCTTTAGCAATTATAGTGTGTTGCATTTTGCAGGTCAGGCAATTAATAGGTTAACAGATCCGCAAAGATCAGAATTAGCCCTAGCAGGTGAAGATAAATTCACCTTGGCAGAAATCTGTGAAACAAATTTATCAACTTATAACTTAGTAACTCTCTCCACTTGTGAAACTGTAACTAACACTAACCAAGTAACTACCAGTGAATATGTAGATTTAGTCAGTGCATTTTTCTACAAAGGTGTTTCTCAAGTAGTTAGCACTCTCTGGACTGTAGAATCATCAGCCAGCGCTTTAGTCATCATTGAGTTTTACCGCCGACTACAGTTAGTAGAATCAGCAAGTACAGCTTTGGCTGAAGCTACAGGTTGGCTGAGAGAATTAACGGCATCGGAATTAACACAGTGGTATGAAGATTTACTCAACAACCTTGACCCGCAAGAGTTAAAGCTTAGAGCTTATTTAGCAACGCATTTGTATAGAATTAGCAAAATGCCTGCTGATAAAAATCTATATTCTCATCCTTATTATTGGGCAGCTTTTACAATTACTGGCAATCCTAATAAGTAG